The following proteins come from a genomic window of Shewanella halifaxensis HAW-EB4:
- a CDS encoding PQQ-dependent sugar dehydrogenase: MSLLCAHFIFSCSTLAAEPVMITVSKGFGLTLYASDLGDAKQLAVGDKGTLFVGSYRDGTITALVDADNDGRVDKRYSIAKGLDYPEAIAFHDGALYVAEKERILRFNQVESRLKRPGRPKEVYDRLPGNSKKSRRAMRFGPDGLLYIAIGAPCNVCESEAPYSSILAIDVDTGASEQIVSGVRKVLAFDWSVEDKQLWFADNGRDWMGDNLPPDEINKVERKGSHFGFPYIHATDIIEPAYDKPKNLKVVAPRYELPAHVGAKGLHFYRGKQFPERFHNQMFVAENGSWNRSSKVGYQVVMLEIKDDQVIKRSTVVSFLDGEFPVARPYALVTAPDGAMYISDDLKGNIYRLFYKDSAKNQSQDND, encoded by the coding sequence ATGTCGCTGCTTTGCGCTCACTTTATATTTAGCTGTAGCACTTTAGCCGCCGAACCTGTGATGATCACAGTATCGAAAGGCTTTGGGTTAACCTTATATGCCTCCGATCTCGGTGATGCTAAGCAGCTTGCGGTTGGCGATAAGGGCACCTTATTTGTTGGCTCCTATCGAGACGGTACCATTACCGCCTTGGTCGATGCTGACAACGATGGTCGGGTCGATAAGCGTTATTCGATCGCCAAGGGGCTAGATTATCCTGAAGCGATCGCCTTTCATGATGGTGCGTTATATGTTGCAGAAAAGGAGCGCATCTTACGCTTTAACCAGGTTGAGTCCCGACTAAAAAGGCCGGGACGTCCGAAAGAGGTTTATGACCGCCTACCGGGTAATAGTAAGAAGAGTCGCCGCGCCATGCGTTTTGGTCCCGACGGCCTGTTATATATTGCCATAGGAGCCCCCTGTAACGTCTGTGAATCTGAAGCGCCCTATAGCAGTATTTTAGCGATTGATGTGGACACTGGCGCCAGCGAGCAAATAGTCAGTGGCGTCAGGAAGGTACTGGCCTTTGATTGGTCAGTCGAAGATAAGCAGCTTTGGTTCGCTGATAATGGCCGTGATTGGATGGGCGATAACCTGCCACCGGATGAGATCAATAAAGTCGAACGCAAGGGGAGCCACTTTGGCTTTCCCTATATTCATGCTACCGACATTATAGAACCTGCTTATGATAAGCCTAAAAACTTAAAAGTCGTTGCTCCTAGGTATGAATTGCCAGCTCATGTTGGCGCTAAGGGGCTTCACTTTTATCGTGGTAAACAGTTCCCTGAGCGTTTCCATAATCAGATGTTTGTTGCCGAAAACGGTTCATGGAATCGTTCAAGTAAAGTCGGCTATCAAGTTGTCATGCTAGAAATCAAAGATGACCAAGTCATTAAAAGAAGTACAGTAGTCAGTTTTCTAGACGGAGAGTTCCCCGTCGCAAGACCATATGCATTGGTCACGGCGCCCGATGGTGCTATGTATATTTCTGATGACCTAAAGGGCAACATATACCGTTTGTTCTATAAAGATTCAGCAAAAAATCAGTCACAGGATAATGATTAA